A window from Opitutia bacterium ISCC 52 encodes these proteins:
- a CDS encoding sigma-70 family RNA polymerase sigma factor codes for MTILRYMDSPSKHSNQFESLVLEHHIRVRAFVRTLGVDADWVDDIAQEAFLKAYLDWESFDQTRDFGKWVRGIAANIVRNEIRKQSRRQRILNTDLAKMILSEAKGELANWDHLPMEILKTCISKLNQLNRTVVEYRYRDGLNASEIAEQTEKTSANIRQMLLRIRRQLRLCIKRQLAIES; via the coding sequence GTGACCATACTCCGCTACATGGACTCACCCTCCAAACATTCCAATCAGTTCGAATCACTGGTTCTTGAGCACCACATACGGGTACGGGCATTCGTGCGTACGTTGGGAGTGGACGCAGACTGGGTGGATGACATTGCACAGGAGGCTTTTTTAAAAGCCTATCTCGACTGGGAATCCTTCGATCAAACCAGAGATTTCGGCAAGTGGGTGCGGGGCATTGCCGCCAACATCGTCCGTAACGAAATCCGCAAGCAGTCTCGAAGGCAGCGTATCCTGAACACCGACCTGGCTAAAATGATCTTGTCCGAAGCGAAAGGGGAACTGGCGAACTGGGACCACTTGCCGATGGAAATATTGAAAACGTGTATATCGAAGCTCAACCAGCTTAACCGCACTGTCGTCGAGTACCGTTACCGGGATGGTCTGAACGCTTCCGAAATCGCGGAGCAAACGGAAAAGACTTCGGCCAACATTCGTCAGATGCTGCTGCGGATACGACGCCAACTTCGTCTCTGTATAAAACGACAACTAGCTATAGAAAGCTGA